The following are encoded together in the Cololabis saira isolate AMF1-May2022 chromosome 5, fColSai1.1, whole genome shotgun sequence genome:
- the ca5a gene encoding carbonic anhydrase 5A, mitochondrial isoform X1 yields the protein MVTFSALVRPLVAQLQRQLQLARAGGSPRFTPGRGCSLTACSSRYVLSQMHPMWQGPLAVPGGDRQSPIDIVVRKSVFDSELKPLVPVYDPKTCQQIWNNGYSFLVEYDDTTDKSTLKGGPLRDNFRLCQFHFHWGETNDWGSEHTVDRRLFPAELHLVHWNSDKYSLFEEAVMEDNGLAVIGVFLKVGKRHEGLQKLVDALPAIRHKDSVVEFTHFDPSSLLPVNTDDYWTYHGSLTTPPLTEAVTWIIMKQHIEVSHDQLAVFRSLLFTSAEEEVQKSMVNNFRVQQPLRGRTVRSSFTPFLQDGDGKQTH from the exons ATGGTGACTTTCTCTGCGCTGGTTCGACCCCTGGTCGCCCAGCTCCAGCGCCAGCTCCAGCTCGCCAGAGCCGGCGGGAGTCCGCGCTTCACCCCGGGGAGAGGATGCAGCCTGACGGCGTGCTCCAGCAGATACGTGCTGTCTCAGA TGCACCCCATGTGGCAGGGACCCCTCGCGGTACCAGGAGGGGATCGTCAGTCTCCCATAGATATCGTTGTGAGAAAGAGCGTCTTCGATTCTGAGCTGAAGCCTTTGGTCCCCGTTTATGACCCAAAGACCTGCCAACAAATCTGGAACAACGGTTATTCCTTTCTGGTTGAATATGACGATACGACAGACAAGTCCA cgCTCAAAGGAGGCCCCCTGAGAGACAATTTTAGGCTGTGTCAGTTTCACTTCCACTGGGGCGAGACCAACGACTGGGGGTCAGAGCACACTGTGGACCGAAGGCTGTTCCCTGCAGAG CTGCACTTAGTCCACTGGAATTCTGACAAGTACAGTCTGTTTGAGGAGGCGGTGATGGAAGACAACGGATTGGCTGTTATTGGAGTTTTTCTGAAG GTGGGAAAAAGACACGAGGGGCTGCAGAAGCTGGTCGACGCTTTGCCTGCAATCAGACACAAG GACAGCGTTGTAGAGTTTACACACTTCGACCCGAGCTCTCTGTTACCCGTCAACACCGACGATTATTGGACTTACCACGGCTCCCTGACCACCCCCCCTCTGACGGAGGCCGTCACCTGGATCATCATGAAGCAGCACATAGAAGTCAGCCATGACCAG CTGGCAGTCTTCCGAAGCCTTCTGTTCACTTCAGCCGAGGAGGAAGTACAGAAGAGCATGGTGAACAATTTCCGCGTGCAGCAGCCCCTGCGAGGTCGCACCGTCCGCTCTTCCTTCACTCCCTTCCTGCAGGACGGAGACGGCAAGCAGACCCACTGA
- the ca5a gene encoding carbonic anhydrase 5A, mitochondrial isoform X2 produces the protein MQEAAEYNMKMHPMWQGPLAVPGGDRQSPIDIVVRKSVFDSELKPLVPVYDPKTCQQIWNNGYSFLVEYDDTTDKSTLKGGPLRDNFRLCQFHFHWGETNDWGSEHTVDRRLFPAELHLVHWNSDKYSLFEEAVMEDNGLAVIGVFLKVGKRHEGLQKLVDALPAIRHKDSVVEFTHFDPSSLLPVNTDDYWTYHGSLTTPPLTEAVTWIIMKQHIEVSHDQLAVFRSLLFTSAEEEVQKSMVNNFRVQQPLRGRTVRSSFTPFLQDGDGKQTH, from the exons ATGCAGGAAGCAGCGGAGTATAACATGAAAA TGCACCCCATGTGGCAGGGACCCCTCGCGGTACCAGGAGGGGATCGTCAGTCTCCCATAGATATCGTTGTGAGAAAGAGCGTCTTCGATTCTGAGCTGAAGCCTTTGGTCCCCGTTTATGACCCAAAGACCTGCCAACAAATCTGGAACAACGGTTATTCCTTTCTGGTTGAATATGACGATACGACAGACAAGTCCA cgCTCAAAGGAGGCCCCCTGAGAGACAATTTTAGGCTGTGTCAGTTTCACTTCCACTGGGGCGAGACCAACGACTGGGGGTCAGAGCACACTGTGGACCGAAGGCTGTTCCCTGCAGAG CTGCACTTAGTCCACTGGAATTCTGACAAGTACAGTCTGTTTGAGGAGGCGGTGATGGAAGACAACGGATTGGCTGTTATTGGAGTTTTTCTGAAG GTGGGAAAAAGACACGAGGGGCTGCAGAAGCTGGTCGACGCTTTGCCTGCAATCAGACACAAG GACAGCGTTGTAGAGTTTACACACTTCGACCCGAGCTCTCTGTTACCCGTCAACACCGACGATTATTGGACTTACCACGGCTCCCTGACCACCCCCCCTCTGACGGAGGCCGTCACCTGGATCATCATGAAGCAGCACATAGAAGTCAGCCATGACCAG CTGGCAGTCTTCCGAAGCCTTCTGTTCACTTCAGCCGAGGAGGAAGTACAGAAGAGCATGGTGAACAATTTCCGCGTGCAGCAGCCCCTGCGAGGTCGCACCGTCCGCTCTTCCTTCACTCCCTTCCTGCAGGACGGAGACGGCAAGCAGACCCACTGA